In a genomic window of Ipomoea triloba cultivar NCNSP0323 chromosome 3, ASM357664v1:
- the LOC116012783 gene encoding glutathione S-transferase DHAR2-like: MAVELCVKAATGAPDDLGDCPFSQRVTLTLEEKNIPYKIHLINTSDKPEWFLKANPEGKVPVIKFEDKWISDSDVIVGIIEEKYPNPSLSAPPEVASVGSKIFPSFVKFLTSKDPSDGTEQALVEELKALDEHLKAHGPFVNGENICSVDLSLAPKLYHLVVVLGHYKKWSVPENLTHVHNYLKLLFARESFQKTKPPKEEYVIAGWASKVNA, translated from the exons ATGGCGGTGGAGCTCTGTGTCAAGGCTGCTACTGGCGCCCCTGATGATCTTGGAGACT GCCCATTTAGCCAGCGGGTAACACTGACCCTGGAGGAAAAGAATATCCCTTACAAGATTCATCTTATCAACACTAGCGACAAGCCTGAATG GTTCCTGAAGGCAAATCCTGAGGGGAAGGTTCCGGTGATCAAATTCGAGGACAAATGGATTTCTGATTCTGATGTGATTGTTGGGATCATTGAAGAGAAATACCCAAACCCTTCTCTCTCAGCTCCCCCTGAAGTTGCCTCTGT TGGCTCTAAGATATTTCCCTCTTTCGTTAAGTTTCTGACAAGCAAGGACCCCAGTGATGGTACCGAGCAAGCTCTGGTTGAGGAACTCAAGGCATTGGATGAACATCTCAAGGCTCAT GGACCATTTGTCAATGGGGAGAATATCTGTTCTGTTGATCTGAGTTTGGCACCGAAGCTGTATCACCTTGTGGTGGTACTTGGTCATTACAAGAAATGGAGTGTCCCGGAGAACTTGACTCACGTGCATAATTACTTGAAG TTGCTCTTTGCTCGGGAGTCTTTCCAGAAGACGAAGCCTCCAAAAGAAGAGTATGTCATTGCAGGGTGGGCTTCAAAGGTTAATGCATGA
- the LOC116014245 gene encoding pentatricopeptide repeat-containing protein At2g33680-like encodes MNHAVSLTPRHQYLFKTILNYTHLKNLRKGKSLHAHLIKSGSSSCIYLSNSVVNFYAKCSLLREAHLAFDDIDDKDTVSWNCLINGYSQLGRRDSSLAVLSLLKQMRQQDTVPNSHTFAGVFSAASHLGDTVVGKQAHCLAVKLRGFDDVFVGSSLINMYCKAGDIGDAHMVFEEMPERNSVSWATMISGYASHRLAKEALGVFRMMLVEGEDGVNEFALTSVLSGFTLPEFISVGKQIHCFSMKNGLFSIVPVANALVTMYAKCGSLDDAYQAFESSNIKEPITWSAMVTGYAQNGNGERALKLFSEMHVCGVMPSEYTLVGVLNACSDVVAVSEGRQVHGYLVKLGFESQMYIMTALVDMYAKCGKIDDARSGFDCLGESDIVLWTSMIAGYVQNGDSESAMNMYCRMRGKGIMPNELTMASVLRACSSLATLEQGKQIHAHTLKYGFSLTVPVGSALATMYAKCGSLNDGDLVFRRMPNKDVASWNSMISGLSQNGHGTEALQVFEEMRMVGGKPDYVTFVNILSACSHMGLVEKGWDYFKMMSGEFGIEPGVEHYACMVDILGRAGKLYEAKEFILSATIDHGLCLWRILLSACRNYRNYELGAYAGEKLMELGSLESSAYVLLSSIYSALGRVQDVERVRHLMSLRCVTKEPGCSWIELKTRFHVFVVSDQLHPQIKEIREEVRKLSKLMKDEDYELDSDLVLEGL; translated from the coding sequence ATGAATCATGCCGTGTCTCTAACACCACGACATCAATATCTCTTCAAAACGATCCTTAACTACACACACCTGAAGAATCTTCGCAAAGGGAAATCTCTCCATGCCCATCTCATCAAGTCCGGCTCCTCTTCCTGCATTTATCTCTCCAACAGCGTTGTTAACTTCTACGCCAAGTGCAGCCTGCTGCGAGAGGCGCATCTCGCCTTCGACGATATCGACGACAAAGATACTGTCTCATGGAACTGCCTCATCAACGGGTACTCTCAATTGGGTCGCCGGGACTCGTCGTTGGCTGTTCTCAGCCTCCTGAAGCAAATGAGGCAGCAGGATACTGTTCCCAATTCCCATACTTTTGCGGGTGTTTTCTCTGCTGCGTCGCATTTAGGGGACACAGTTGTTGGGAAACAAGCACATTGCTTGGCGGTCAAGTTGAGAGGTTTTGATGATGTGTTTGTGGGTAGCTCTTTGATTAATATGTACTGTAAGGCTGGCGATATTGGCGACGCTCATATGGTGTTTGAAGAAATGCCTGAGAGAAATTCGGTGTCTTGGGCTACGATGATATCTGGGTACGCTTCACACAGGCTTGCTAAGGAAGCTTTGGGTGTTTTTAGGATGATGCTGGTGGAAGGTGAGGATGGCGTGAATGAGTTTGCGTTGACTAGTGTTCTTAGTGGTTTCACATTGCCGGAATTTATTAGTGTTGGGAAGCAAATTCATTGTTTTTCGATGAAAAATGGATTGTTCTCCATTGTTCCTGTTGCCAATGCTTTGGTGACTATGTATGCAAAGTGTGGTAGCTTGGATGATGCATATCAGGCATTTGAGTCCTCCAACATTAAGGAACCTATTACATGGTCTGCTATGGTCACTGGTTATGCACAGAATGGGAATGGTGAGAGAGCTTTGAAGTTGTTTTCAGAAATGCATGTTTGTGGGGTGATGCCTAGTGAGTACACTCTTGTTGGGGTGCTTAATGCATGCAGTGATGTTGTGGCAGTTAGTGAAGGGAGACAGGTTCATGGATACCTGGTGAAATTAGGGTTTGAGTCTCAGATGTATATTATGACGGCGTTAGTTGATATGTATGCCAAGTGTGGTAAGATTGATGATGCTAGGAGTGGATTTGATTGTCTAGGAGAATCGGATATTGTCTTGTGGACTTCGATGATTGCAGGCTATGTTCAAAATGGGGATAGTGAGAGTGCTATGAATATGTATTGTAGAATGAGAGGGAAGGGTATCATGCCAAATGAGTTGACAATGGCCAGTGTGTTAAGAGCTTGCTCAAGCCTTGCTACTTTAGAGCAGGGAAAACAGATTCATGCTCATACACTTAAATATGGATTTAGTCTCACTGTTCCCGTTGGAAGTGCTCTTGCGACCATGTATGCAAAGTGTGGAAGCCTCAATGATGGGGATTTAGTCTTCAGGAGGATGCCTAACAAAGATGTCGCCTCATGGAACTCCATGATTTCTGGTCTTTCTCAAAATGGACATGGGACAGAAGCACTCCAAGTTTTTGAGGAGATGCGGATGGTTGGTGGAAAGCCAGATTATGTTACTTTTGTGAACATTCTGTCTGCTTGTAGCCATATGGGACTGGTAGAGAAGGGCTGGGATTATTTTAAGATGATGTCTGGTGAGTTTGGCATAGAACCTGGGGTAGAGCACTATGCTTGTATGGTTGACATACTTGGTCGTGCTGGAAAATTATATGAagctaaagaatttattttgtCTGCAACAATTGACCATGGCCTATGCTTGTGGCGTATATTATTAAGTGCTTGCAGGAACTATCGAAACTATGAGTTGGGAGCCTATGCCGGAGAGAAATTAATGGAGTTGGGCTCATTGGAATCATCCGCTTATGTGttgctgtccagtatttattcAGCTCTTGGTAGAGTGCAGGATGTCGAACGGGTCAGACATTTGATGAGTCTCCGTTGCGTAACCAAGGAGCCGGGATGCAGTTGGATTGAACTGAAGACTCGGTTTCATGTTTTTGTTGTTTCAGATCAGTTGCAtccacaaattaaagaaatacgcGAGGAGGTTCGGAAGCTAAGCAAGTTGATGAAAGACGAAGATTATGAACTGGATTCTGATCTTGTTTTGGAGGGCCTTTAA
- the LOC116012782 gene encoding spliceosome-associated protein 130 A: protein MYLYSLTLQKPTGILCAINGSFSGGKVQEIVVARGKVLDLLRPDDNGKLQTLLSVEIFGAIRSLAQFRLTGAQKDYIVVGSDSGRIVILEYNKEKNCFDKVHQETFGKSGCRRIVPGQYLAIDPKGRAVMIGACEKQKLVYVLNRDTAARLTISSPLEAHKSHTITYSICGVDCGFDNPIFAAVELDYSEADQDPTGQAASEAQKHLTFYELDLGLNHVSRKWSEQVDNGANLLVTVPGGGDGPSGVLVCAENFVIYKNQGHPDIRAVIPRRADLPAERGVLIVSAAMHKQKSMFFFLLQTEYGDIFKVTLDHDNDRVKELKIKYFDTIPVTSSLCVLKSGFLFAASEFGNHALYQFQAIGDDPDVEASSSTLMETDEGFQPVFFQPRKLKNLVRIDQVESLMPIMDMKVINLFEEETPQIFSLCGRGPRSSLRILRPGLAVSEMAVSQLPGVPSAVWTVKKNVNDEFDAYIVVSFANATLVLSIGETVEEVSDSGFLDTTPSLSVSLIGDDSLMQVHPSGIRHIREDGRINEWRTPGKRTIVKVGSNRLQVVIALSGGELIYFEVDMTGQLMEVEKHEMSGDVACLDIAPVPEGRQRSRFLAVGSYDNTIRILSLDPDDCMQILSLQSVSSPPDSLLFLEVQASVGGEDGADHPASLFLNAGLQNGVLFRTVVDMVTGQLSDARSRFLGLRAPKLFSIIVRGRRAMLCLSSRPWLGYIHQGHFLLTPLSYETLEYAASFSSDQCAEGVVAVAGDALRVFTIERLGETFNETAIPLRYTPRKFVLQPKRKLAVIIESDQGALTAEERENAKKECFADAGMGVNGNSDKMENGGDEEDNEDPLSDEQYGYPKAESDKWVSCIRILDPRTTQTTCLLELQDNEAAFSICTVNFHDKEHGALLAVGTTKGLQFWPKRSFEAAYIHIYKFKEDGRVLELLHKTQVEEVPLALCQFQGRLLAGIGPVLRLYDLGKKRLLRKCENKLFPSTITSITTYRDRIYVGDIQESFHYCKYRRDENQLYIFADDTVPRWLTATCHVDFDTMAGADKFGNIYFVRLPQDVSDEIEEDPTGGKIKWEQGKLNGAPNKVEEIVQFHVGDVVSCLQRASLIPGGGECVIYGSVMGSVGAMLPFTSRDDVDFFSHLEMHLRQENPPLCGRDHMAYRSAYFPVKDVIDGDLCEQFPTLPMDMQRKIADELDRTPGEILKKLEEIRNKII from the exons ATGTATCTCTACAGTCTCACTCTCCAGAAGCCTACCGGCATACTGTGTGCCATCAACGGGAGCTTCTCCGGCGGAAAAGTGCAAGAAATTGTAGTCGCCCGTGGCAAAGTCCTCGACCTCCTCCGCCCTGATGACAACGGTAAGCTCCAAACCCTCCTCTCCGTTGAAATCTTCGGTGCCATTCGTTCGTTAGCTCAGTTTCGACTTACTGGCGCTCAGAAAGATTACATTGTGGTGGGGTCGGATTCGGGAAGGATAGTGATATTGGAGTATAATAAGGAGAAGAATTGTTTCGATAAAGTCCATCAGGAGACTTTCGGGAAGTCTGGATGTAGGAGAATCGTTCCGGGTCAGTACCTGGCGATTGACCCGAAAGGTAGGGCTGTTATGATCGGGGCTTGTGAGAAACAGAAGCTTGTTTATGTTTTGAATAGGGATACTGCAGCTAGGTTAACGATTTCCTCACCTCTAGAAGCTCACAAGAGCCACACAATAACGTACTCGATATGTGGTGTTGATTGTGGATTTGATAACCCCATATTCGCTGCGGTTGAGTTGGATTATTCTGAGGCTGATCAGGATCCAACTGGCCAAGCTGCCAGTGAGGCTCAGAAACATTTGACATTTTATGAGTTGGACTTGGGGCTTAATCACGTCTCCAGGAAGTGGTCAGAACAGGTTGATAATGGTGCTAACCTTCTTGTGACTGTTCCTGGTGGTGGGGATGGACCGAGTGGTGTGCTTGTGTGTGctgaaaattttgttatatataagaACCAAGGTCATCCTGATATTCGGGCTGTGATTCCTAGGCGTGCAGATTTGCCTGCTGAGCGAGGTGTTCTGATTGTTTCAGCTGCTATGCATAAGCAGAAGTccatgtttttctttcttttgcaaACGGAGTATGGAGATATTTTTAAGGTTACTTTGGATCATGACAATGACAGGGTTAAGGAGTTAAAGATCAAGTACTTTGATACAATTCCAGTCACGTCTTCATTATGTGTTTTGAAGTCAGGTTTCCTGTTTGCTGCATCAGAGTTTGGGAACCATGCTTTGTATCAGTTTCAGGCAATAGGAGATGATCCAGATGTTGAAGCTTCATCATCTACACTTATGGAAACTGATGAAGGTTTCCAGCCTGTATTTTTCCAGCCAAGGAAGCTGAAGAATCTTGTTAGGATTGATCAAGTGGAGAGCTTGATGCCAATCATGGACATGAAAGTGATAAATCTTTTTGAGGAAGAGACTCCCCAAATATTTTCACTCTGTGGGAGAGGTCCTCGATCATCTTTGCGGATACTGAGACCTGGTTTGGCTGTTAGTGAAATGGCTGTTTCACAGCTTCCTGGCGTCCCAAGTGCTGTATGGACTGTGAAAAAGAATGTCAATGATGAATTTGATGCTTATATTGTCGTCTCATTTGCAAATGCAACTCTTGTGCTTTCTATTGGTGAGACTGTTGAAGAAGTTAGTGATAGTGGATTTCTAGATACTACTCCATCACTCTCTGTCTCGTTGATTGGAGATGACTCCCTTATGCAAGTTCACCCTAGTGGCATTCGGCATATTAGAGAAGATGGGCGCATTAACGAGTGGAGAACTCCTGGGAAGAGAACTATTGTTAAGGTTGGGTCTAATAGACTCCAGGTGGTAATTGCCCTGAGTGGAGGTGAGcttatatattttgaagttgACATGACTGGTCAGTTGATGGAGGTTGAGAAGCATGAGATGTCAGGTGATGTAGCTTGTTTGGACATTGCCCCTGTTCCTGAAGGCAGACAGAGGTCTCGCTTCCTTGCTGTTGGATCATATGACAACACCATCCGTATTCTGTCACTGGATCCGGATGACTGTATGCAGATACTGAGTTTGCAAAGTGTGTCTTCCCCTCCAGACTCTCTCCTCTttctagaagttcaggcttctGTTGGTGGGGAGGATGGTGCAGACCATCCTGCTAGTCTCTTTTTGAATGCTGGTTTACAAAATGGGGTTTTGTTCAGAACAGTAGTGGATATGGTAACAGGTCAGCTTTCAGATGCTCGTTCAAGGTTCTTAGGGCTTAGGGCTCCTAAGCTCTTTTCTATTATTGTGAGGGGAAGGCGTGCAATGCTCTGCTTGTCCAGTAGACCCTGGCTTGGTTATATTCACCAAGGACATTTCCTTTTAACACCACTATCATATGAAACACTTGAATATGCTGCATCATTTTCATCTGATCAGTGTGCTGAAGGTGTAGTTGCTGTTGCTGGTGATGCCTTGAGGGTTTTTACTATTGAAAGATTGGGGGAAACATTCAATGAAACAGCTATACCTTTGAGATATACCCCAAGGAAATTTGTGCTTCAACCTAAACGGAAGCTAGCAGTAATCATTGAGAGTGATCAAGGAGCACTTACTGCAGAAGAACGTGAAAATGCTAAAAAGGAGTGCTTTGCTGATGCTGGAATGGGGGTCAATGGCAATTCAGATAAAATGGAGAATGGAGGTGATGAAGAGGATAATGAGGATCCACTCTCTGATGAGCAGTATGGTTATCCAAAGGCAGAGTCAGACAAATGGGTCTCCTGCATCAGAATCCTTGACCCAAGGACAACTCAGACCACTTGTCTGCTTGAACTTCAGGACAATGAAGCTGCATTTAGTATATGCACTGTAAATTTCCATGATAAGGAGCACGGAGCACTTCTTGCTGTTGGTACCACAAAGGGACTGCAATTTTGGCCCAAGCGATCATTTGAAgctgcatacatacatatttacaAATTCAAGGAAGATGGAAGGGTACTTGAACTTTTGCACAAGACACAAGTGGAAGAGGTTCCTCTTGCATTGTGCCAGTTCCAAGGAAGACTATTGGCTGGGATTGGACCCGTCCTTAGGTTGTAtgatttggggaagaaaagacTCCTAAGGAAGTGTGAGAATAAGCTCTTCCCTAGCACAATCACATCTATTACTACCTACCGTGATCGCATTTATGTTGGTGACATTCAAGAG TCATTCCACTATTGCAAGTATCGCCGCGATGAGAACCAACTTTACATATTTGCTGATGACACAGTTCCAAGATGGCTTACTGCAACATGCCATGTGGACTTTGACACCATGGCAGGGGCAGACAAGTTTGGGAACATCTATTTTGTGCGTCTGCCACAGGATGTGTCAGATGAGATTGAAGAAGATCCAACTGGCGGGAAGATAAAATGGGAACAGGGAAAGCTGAATGGAGCACCCAACAAGGTTGAAGAGATTGTGCAGTTTCATGTTGGTGATGTGGTTAGCTGCCTGCAAAGGGCATCACTTATTCCGGGAGGTGGGGAGTGCGTCATCTATGGGAGTGTTATGGGGAGCGTAGGTGCAATGCTTCCATTTACCTCTAGGGATGATGTTGACTTCTTTTCTCATTTGGAGATGCATTTGAGGCAGGAGAACCCACCATTGTGTGGCAGAGACCACATGGCCTACAGATCTGCATACTTCCCTGTCAAg GATGTGATTGATGGAGACTTGTGCGAACAGTTCCCGACTTTGCCTATGGACATGCAGCGCAAAATTGCAGATGAGCTAGATAGAACTCCAGGGGAGATTTTGAAAAAACTGGAAGAAATAAGGAACAAAATCATATGA